In a genomic window of Phycodurus eques isolate BA_2022a chromosome 2, UOR_Pequ_1.1, whole genome shotgun sequence:
- the LOC133399328 gene encoding RNA guanine-N7 methyltransferase-activating subunit-like protein isoform X4, which produces MSETMEKQQSYEEMFAHRYSSEDREYQEYVSRPADPPPIVEDWRGRGGGNHRGRDRRYQDRQGGRGCGGGQEWGGGRSGRGEHHRQQQDRDRYGGHDRGSQANSYQENSSHYHRPRYERY; this is translated from the exons ATGAGCGAAActatggaaaaacaacaaagttacGAGGAGATGTTCGCGCACAGATACTCATCAGAGGACCGAGAGTACCAGGAGTACGTGAGCAGGCCGGCTGATCCTCCTCCAATCGTGGAGGACTGGAGAGGTCGTGGGGGCGGAAACCATCGAGGAAGAGACAGAAG GTACCAGGACCGTCAAGGGGGCCGTGGCTGCGGTGGAGGCcaagagtggggggggggccgCTCTGGTAGGGGAGAGCATCACAGGCAGCAACAAGACAGAGACCGGTACGGGGGGCACGATCGTGGCTCTCAAGCGAACTCCTATCAGGAAAACTCCTCGCACTATCATAGGCCTCGTTATGAGAGGTACTGA
- the LOC133399328 gene encoding RNA guanine-N7 methyltransferase activating subunit-like isoform X3, giving the protein MEDISKHFGMSETMEKQQSYEEMFAHRYSSEDREYQEYVSRPADPPPIVEDWRGRGGGNHRGRDRRYQDRQGGRGCGGGQEWGGGRSGRGEHHRQQQDRDRYGGHDRGSQANSYQENSSHYHRPRYERY; this is encoded by the exons ATGGAGGACATTTCAAAGCATTTCGG AATGAGCGAAActatggaaaaacaacaaagttacGAGGAGATGTTCGCGCACAGATACTCATCAGAGGACCGAGAGTACCAGGAGTACGTGAGCAGGCCGGCTGATCCTCCTCCAATCGTGGAGGACTGGAGAGGTCGTGGGGGCGGAAACCATCGAGGAAGAGACAGAAG GTACCAGGACCGTCAAGGGGGCCGTGGCTGCGGTGGAGGCcaagagtggggggggggccgCTCTGGTAGGGGAGAGCATCACAGGCAGCAACAAGACAGAGACCGGTACGGGGGGCACGATCGTGGCTCTCAAGCGAACTCCTATCAGGAAAACTCCTCGCACTATCATAGGCCTCGTTATGAGAGGTACTGA
- the LOC133399328 gene encoding RNA guanine-N7 methyltransferase activating subunit-like isoform X2 — protein sequence MFSKSIMATWLMSETMEKQQSYEEMFAHRYSSEDREYQEYVSRPADPPPIVEDWRGRGGGNHRGRDRRYQDRQGGRGCGGGQEWGGGRSGRGEHHRQQQDRDRYGGHDRGSQANSYQENSSHYHRPRYERY from the exons ATGTTTTCAAAAAGTATAATGGCTACGTGGTT AATGAGCGAAActatggaaaaacaacaaagttacGAGGAGATGTTCGCGCACAGATACTCATCAGAGGACCGAGAGTACCAGGAGTACGTGAGCAGGCCGGCTGATCCTCCTCCAATCGTGGAGGACTGGAGAGGTCGTGGGGGCGGAAACCATCGAGGAAGAGACAGAAG GTACCAGGACCGTCAAGGGGGCCGTGGCTGCGGTGGAGGCcaagagtggggggggggccgCTCTGGTAGGGGAGAGCATCACAGGCAGCAACAAGACAGAGACCGGTACGGGGGGCACGATCGTGGCTCTCAAGCGAACTCCTATCAGGAAAACTCCTCGCACTATCATAGGCCTCGTTATGAGAGGTACTGA
- the LOC133399328 gene encoding RNA guanine-N7 methyltransferase activating subunit-like isoform X1: MNYLHINVARLNAAHMGATHSCFDIFCFGSHQIDFDLRMFLFPKWQVIAVNQRMSETMEKQQSYEEMFAHRYSSEDREYQEYVSRPADPPPIVEDWRGRGGGNHRGRDRRYQDRQGGRGCGGGQEWGGGRSGRGEHHRQQQDRDRYGGHDRGSQANSYQENSSHYHRPRYERY; encoded by the exons ATGAATTATTTACATATAAATGTAGCTAGACTGAATGCGGCACACATGGGCGCGACTCACTCATGTTTCGATATATTTTGCTTTGGAAGTCACCAAATCGACTTTGACCTTCgcatgtttttatttcccaAGTGGCAGGTGATCGCCGTCAATCAAAG AATGAGCGAAActatggaaaaacaacaaagttacGAGGAGATGTTCGCGCACAGATACTCATCAGAGGACCGAGAGTACCAGGAGTACGTGAGCAGGCCGGCTGATCCTCCTCCAATCGTGGAGGACTGGAGAGGTCGTGGGGGCGGAAACCATCGAGGAAGAGACAGAAG GTACCAGGACCGTCAAGGGGGCCGTGGCTGCGGTGGAGGCcaagagtggggggggggccgCTCTGGTAGGGGAGAGCATCACAGGCAGCAACAAGACAGAGACCGGTACGGGGGGCACGATCGTGGCTCTCAAGCGAACTCCTATCAGGAAAACTCCTCGCACTATCATAGGCCTCGTTATGAGAGGTACTGA
- the homer2 gene encoding homer protein homolog 2 isoform X2, protein MGEQPIYTTRAHVFQIDPTTKKNWVPASKQAVSVSYFYDSTRNSYRIISVDGSKVIINSTITPNMMFTKTSQKFGQWADSRANTVFGLGFSSEQQLAKFAEKFHEVKEAAKMARDKSQEKAEVLSNHSPESGRETPSSNQASSINGTDDEKIFHVGPEAVLPKNESDLLKSTVEQSNTNAKKWETELQTLRENNARLVDALQESSANVESWKKQLCACKEESDMLREKIAELEVQCDEASQEKQRNGQLSVRVQELEAELHDKEQELGNLRKQAEIIPQLMAQCESITSKLQTAEAKNRELEGRIDVLHMDADDSRQKQGNVKGELKKLMDVLDIKLDELHEFRRGLSRLGIDN, encoded by the exons ATGGG GGAGCAGCCAATCTACACCACCAGGGCCCATGTCTTCCAAATTGACCCAACCACCAAGAAGAACTGGGTCCCTGCCAGCAAGCAGGCTGTCTCAGTCTCCTATTTTTATGACAGCACACGCAACAGCTACCGCATCATCAGCGTGGACGGATCGAAG GTGATCATCAACAGCACCATCACCCCCAACATGATGTTCACAAAGACATCCCAGAAATTCGGCCAGTGGGCGGACAGCAGGGCCAACACGGTGTTCGGTTTGGGCTTCAGCTCAGAGCAGCAGCTCGCCAAG TTTGCTGAGAAGTTCCACGAAGTCAAAGAGGCAGCCAAAATGGCAAGAGACAAATCTCAGGAGAAGGCGGAGGTGCTGAGTAATCACTCCCCG gAGTCGGGCCGTGAAACGCCATCAAGCAACCAGGCTTCCAGCATTAATGGCACCGATGATGAGAAGATCTTTCATGTCGGTCCAGAGGCTGTCCTGCCGAAGAATGAGAGTGATCTCCTCAAGAGTACCGTGGAACAGAG CAACACCAACGCCAAGAAGTGGGAAACCGAGCTGCAGACGTTAAGAGAGAATAACGCCAGGCTGGTGGATGCGCTGCAGGAGTCCTCGGCTAATGTAGAGAGCTGGAAGAAACAACTCTGTGCCTGCAAGGAAGAGAGTGACATGCTCAGGGAGAAG ATTGCGGAGCTTGAGGTTCAGTGCGACGAGGCCAGTCAGGAGAAGCAAAGGAACGGCCAGCTGAGCGTGCGCGTGCAGGAGCTGGAGGCCGAGCTGCACGACAAAGAGCAG GAGCTGGGAAATTTGCGGAAGCAGGCAGAGATAATCCCGCAACTCATGGCTCAGTGTGAGAGCATCACTTCCAAACTCCAG ACTGCAGAGGCGAAGAACAGAGAGCTGGAGGGGAGGATCGACGTTCTTCACATGGACGCGGACGACAGTCGCCAGAAGCAGGGCAACGTCAAGGGCGAGCTGAAGAAGCTCATGGACGTCCTGGACATCAAGCTGGACGAGCTGCACGAGTTCCGGCGGGGCCTGTCCCGGCTGGGCATCGATAACTGA
- the homer2 gene encoding homer protein homolog 2 isoform X1, whose product MWRRTTMLDGYDQAVSPCGEQPIYTTRAHVFQIDPTTKKNWVPASKQAVSVSYFYDSTRNSYRIISVDGSKVIINSTITPNMMFTKTSQKFGQWADSRANTVFGLGFSSEQQLAKFAEKFHEVKEAAKMARDKSQEKAEVLSNHSPESGRETPSSNQASSINGTDDEKIFHVGPEAVLPKNESDLLKSTVEQSNTNAKKWETELQTLRENNARLVDALQESSANVESWKKQLCACKEESDMLREKIAELEVQCDEASQEKQRNGQLSVRVQELEAELHDKEQELGNLRKQAEIIPQLMAQCESITSKLQTAEAKNRELEGRIDVLHMDADDSRQKQGNVKGELKKLMDVLDIKLDELHEFRRGLSRLGIDN is encoded by the exons ATGTGGCGTAGGACCACTATGCTTGATGGTTACGATCAAGCTGTCTCTCCTTGTGG GGAGCAGCCAATCTACACCACCAGGGCCCATGTCTTCCAAATTGACCCAACCACCAAGAAGAACTGGGTCCCTGCCAGCAAGCAGGCTGTCTCAGTCTCCTATTTTTATGACAGCACACGCAACAGCTACCGCATCATCAGCGTGGACGGATCGAAG GTGATCATCAACAGCACCATCACCCCCAACATGATGTTCACAAAGACATCCCAGAAATTCGGCCAGTGGGCGGACAGCAGGGCCAACACGGTGTTCGGTTTGGGCTTCAGCTCAGAGCAGCAGCTCGCCAAG TTTGCTGAGAAGTTCCACGAAGTCAAAGAGGCAGCCAAAATGGCAAGAGACAAATCTCAGGAGAAGGCGGAGGTGCTGAGTAATCACTCCCCG gAGTCGGGCCGTGAAACGCCATCAAGCAACCAGGCTTCCAGCATTAATGGCACCGATGATGAGAAGATCTTTCATGTCGGTCCAGAGGCTGTCCTGCCGAAGAATGAGAGTGATCTCCTCAAGAGTACCGTGGAACAGAG CAACACCAACGCCAAGAAGTGGGAAACCGAGCTGCAGACGTTAAGAGAGAATAACGCCAGGCTGGTGGATGCGCTGCAGGAGTCCTCGGCTAATGTAGAGAGCTGGAAGAAACAACTCTGTGCCTGCAAGGAAGAGAGTGACATGCTCAGGGAGAAG ATTGCGGAGCTTGAGGTTCAGTGCGACGAGGCCAGTCAGGAGAAGCAAAGGAACGGCCAGCTGAGCGTGCGCGTGCAGGAGCTGGAGGCCGAGCTGCACGACAAAGAGCAG GAGCTGGGAAATTTGCGGAAGCAGGCAGAGATAATCCCGCAACTCATGGCTCAGTGTGAGAGCATCACTTCCAAACTCCAG ACTGCAGAGGCGAAGAACAGAGAGCTGGAGGGGAGGATCGACGTTCTTCACATGGACGCGGACGACAGTCGCCAGAAGCAGGGCAACGTCAAGGGCGAGCTGAAGAAGCTCATGGACGTCCTGGACATCAAGCTGGACGAGCTGCACGAGTTCCGGCGGGGCCTGTCCCGGCTGGGCATCGATAACTGA